One part of the Bacillus sp. FJAT-27916 genome encodes these proteins:
- a CDS encoding histidine phosphatase family protein, with the protein MLTIYLTRHGLTEWNVNRRMQGWGNGELTEKGIRDAKALGNRLADTTIDKVYSSSSKRAYETAQYIIGDREISLIQMDDLREMNFGDWDGRIREEVEAEYPEDFKTFWEKPHLYDRNSGETFEHVRKRAVQAFERIIEENKEGTILIVTHSIFLRVLMTYIKDIPLSDVFKATPPGNTSLAKVEVENGQLNLIFENDMQHVK; encoded by the coding sequence TTGCTTACAATATATCTAACAAGACATGGACTAACCGAATGGAACGTAAACCGCCGCATGCAAGGCTGGGGCAATGGAGAATTAACGGAGAAGGGCATCAGGGATGCGAAAGCACTTGGCAATCGCTTAGCTGACACCACTATTGATAAAGTGTATAGCAGCTCCTCAAAACGAGCATATGAGACAGCCCAATATATTATTGGCGACCGTGAAATCAGTCTCATTCAAATGGATGATTTGCGCGAAATGAACTTCGGAGATTGGGACGGCCGTATCCGTGAAGAGGTGGAGGCTGAATACCCAGAGGATTTCAAGACATTCTGGGAAAAACCGCATCTTTATGACCGCAATTCCGGCGAAACCTTTGAACATGTTAGAAAAAGAGCTGTTCAAGCATTTGAACGCATTATTGAGGAGAACAAAGAAGGAACCATCCTTATCGTTACCCATTCCATCTTCCTTCGTGTTCTGATGACGTATATCAAGGACATCCCGCTCTCTGATGTCTTTAAAGCCACACCTCCCGGCAATACAAGCCTAGCTAAAGTAGAGGTAGAAAACGGCCAATTGAACTTAATTTTTGAAAACGATATGCAGCATGTTAAATAA